The Burkholderia ubonensis genome has a window encoding:
- a CDS encoding LysR family transcriptional regulator has translation MTLAQLQALAAVVELGSLTAAAERLSRSQSAISHALTELEDLTGVKLLLRDRQPVVLTASGERLWPYVQNVVRDAHTLRQQFALSRGKLEGRLVVASLPSVSLAFVVPALEALKAAHAGVTAVLLEGTDAEVEGWIDDGTADIGVVAGAKTFPNTLPLLDEEFVAVTAPDLFEGRHSVSPKRLAALPFIFSKAGCGPVIADYFARNGASLRAAFNVVEMRTILSMAEAGMGVSIVPRITLTYSRFGGRVLELSPRLHRSVRLAWKAAGNAVVDEFVGLVDAQRARTGKTVRTRAKKAK, from the coding sequence ATGACGCTTGCGCAGTTGCAGGCGCTGGCGGCCGTCGTCGAACTCGGTTCGCTGACGGCCGCGGCCGAGCGGCTCAGCCGCAGTCAGTCCGCGATCAGCCACGCGCTGACCGAGCTCGAGGACCTCACCGGCGTCAAGCTGTTGTTGCGCGACCGCCAGCCGGTCGTGCTGACCGCTTCCGGCGAACGCCTGTGGCCGTACGTGCAGAACGTCGTCCGCGACGCGCATACGCTGCGCCAGCAGTTCGCGCTGTCGCGCGGCAAGCTCGAAGGCCGGCTGGTGGTCGCGTCGCTGCCGAGCGTGTCGCTTGCCTTCGTCGTGCCGGCGCTGGAGGCGTTGAAAGCCGCGCACGCGGGCGTGACCGCGGTGCTGCTCGAAGGCACCGATGCGGAGGTCGAAGGCTGGATCGACGATGGGACGGCCGACATCGGCGTGGTCGCCGGCGCGAAGACGTTCCCGAACACGCTGCCGCTGCTCGACGAGGAGTTCGTCGCGGTGACGGCGCCCGACCTGTTCGAAGGCCGCCACAGCGTGTCGCCGAAGCGGCTCGCCGCGCTGCCCTTCATCTTCTCGAAGGCCGGCTGCGGGCCGGTGATCGCGGATTACTTCGCGCGCAACGGCGCGTCGCTGCGCGCGGCGTTCAACGTGGTCGAGATGCGCACGATCCTGTCGATGGCGGAAGCCGGGATGGGCGTCTCGATCGTTCCGCGCATCACGCTCACGTACTCGCGCTTCGGCGGTCGCGTGCTCGAGCTGTCGCCGCGGCTGCACCGGTCCGTGCGCTTGGCGTGGAAGGCGGCCGGCAACGCGGTCGTCGACGAATTCGTGGGGCTGGTCGACGCGCAGCGTGCCAGGACCGGGAAGACCGTCCGTACGCGGGCGAAGAAGGCGAAGTAG
- a CDS encoding sulfite exporter TauE/SafE family protein, with protein MNLTEGVLVSALHGLSLPDLAGIAVALLLGGMVKGITGIGVPLVAMPILSQFLPIRDAVLLLSMPIILGNIPQALEGGQLLATARKIAAPIVGTVLGNIVGVVILLAMNARHAQAASGLLLIVAAALMLSAPKLTLPPAWQRPVGFVLGFGAALMESIASVPGPLLATYLISAGATGRAFTKQIAIILVVSIVTLITTFSGAAHASGADLAISTAASVPAIAGMWLVRPLRDRMSPRVFRTVVLLFVLAAAAQMIWKSAVLRPAAAPTAHADRARVDGK; from the coding sequence ATGAATCTGACGGAAGGTGTGCTGGTATCCGCCCTGCACGGGCTCTCGCTGCCCGATCTGGCCGGCATCGCGGTTGCGCTGCTGCTGGGCGGCATGGTCAAGGGCATCACGGGCATCGGCGTGCCGCTGGTGGCGATGCCGATCCTCAGCCAGTTCCTGCCGATTCGCGATGCGGTGCTGCTGCTGTCGATGCCGATCATTCTGGGCAACATCCCGCAGGCGCTGGAAGGCGGCCAACTGCTGGCCACCGCGCGCAAGATCGCCGCGCCGATCGTCGGCACGGTACTCGGCAACATCGTCGGCGTCGTCATCCTGCTGGCGATGAACGCGCGTCACGCGCAGGCCGCATCGGGCCTGCTGCTGATCGTCGCCGCCGCGCTGATGCTGAGCGCGCCGAAGCTGACGCTGCCGCCCGCATGGCAACGGCCGGTCGGCTTCGTGCTGGGTTTCGGCGCCGCGCTGATGGAGAGCATCGCGTCGGTGCCCGGCCCGCTGCTCGCCACGTACCTCATTTCGGCGGGCGCGACCGGCCGCGCGTTCACGAAGCAGATCGCGATCATCCTCGTCGTGTCGATCGTCACGCTGATCACGACGTTCAGCGGCGCCGCGCATGCGAGCGGCGCGGACCTCGCGATCTCGACCGCGGCCAGCGTTCCCGCGATCGCCGGCATGTGGCTCGTCCGGCCGCTGCGCGACAGGATGTCGCCGCGCGTGTTTCGCACGGTCGTCCTGCTGTTCGTGCTGGCCGCCGCCGCGCAGATGATCTGGAAATCGGCCGTGCTGCGGCCTGCCGCTGCGCCGACGGCTCATGCCGATCGCGCGCGCGTCGACGGAAAATGA
- a CDS encoding DUF4148 domain-containing protein, with translation MKSLITAVVAATALSASFGAFAQSTVTRAQVRNELVQLEQAGYKPSVASPHYPDDILAAQARVHAVDDSGYGAQPAAVVEGGAPAAVKVRPAHDSVYFGH, from the coding sequence ATGAAATCGCTCATCACCGCAGTCGTTGCCGCCACCGCCCTGTCCGCCTCGTTCGGCGCATTCGCGCAAAGCACCGTGACCCGTGCGCAAGTGCGCAACGAACTGGTCCAGCTCGAGCAAGCCGGCTACAAGCCGAGCGTGGCGAGCCCGCACTACCCGGACGACATCCTGGCCGCGCAAGCCCGCGTACATGCGGTCGACGACAGCGGCTACGGCGCACAGCCGGCTGCGGTAGTCGAAGGCGGCGCACCGGCGGCAGTCAAGGTGCGCCCGGCACACGACTCGGTCTACTTCGGCCACTAA
- a CDS encoding diguanylate cyclase domain-containing protein codes for MIKLGLTSKLSVLLACIGVVASGATGYYTYRANRAMLVQEAQHSLLMSTHLLGQRFTAALGDVADDALVLAQLPSSARVALGTDPDRAPRTRLEQVYYSFMRNHPEYLQIRLIARTDFGLERLRVDRDAHGVVVLPETMFQEKGQFSYVFDTLATAPGHVYLSPIAINHEIGSHAAEGQPILRVGTPVVDALGATVGALVIDIDLTRVFARLERDLPQDYAVYMANEWGDFIVHPDPSQTFGFDRGRRVLMQDSFPVTRLLFGGVRTNVTLDGLAEPDTLPGEMAAFVRTPFGNAEGNRFVVLGASRPLADVLAPAGMLGERIVRMVLISSVLAVILAILFARAITRPLQALARAAMHVFDDPAAERLPVGRSDEIGILARCFDCMRVEIRMQVTMLRAKQQELTHLAGHDMLTGLPNRMLFMERLDGAIRHAALTNEGLAVMFVDLDRFKQINDQLGHSAGDRTLVAVAKRLNLVLRSGDMAARLGGDEFIVLITGVRSPELVGDIASRIQSVMAEELEFGERRMAVGASIGVSEYPVDGASAEELLVKADAAMYAAKASAQSACVRYQTLLGSGGAADGAQRAAAEDGC; via the coding sequence ATGATCAAGCTCGGCCTCACGTCGAAGCTGTCGGTGCTGCTTGCGTGCATCGGCGTCGTCGCGTCCGGCGCGACCGGCTATTACACGTACCGCGCGAATCGCGCGATGCTCGTGCAGGAGGCGCAGCACAGCCTGCTGATGTCGACGCATCTGCTGGGGCAGCGCTTTACCGCCGCGCTCGGCGACGTCGCCGACGACGCGCTGGTGCTCGCGCAGCTGCCTTCGTCCGCGCGCGTCGCGCTCGGCACGGACCCCGACCGCGCGCCGCGCACGCGGCTCGAGCAGGTGTACTACAGTTTCATGCGCAACCATCCCGAGTATCTGCAGATCCGGCTGATCGCGCGCACGGATTTCGGGCTGGAGCGGCTTCGCGTCGACCGCGACGCGCACGGCGTGGTCGTGTTGCCGGAGACGATGTTTCAGGAGAAGGGCCAGTTTTCATACGTCTTCGACACGCTCGCGACGGCGCCGGGCCACGTCTACCTGTCGCCGATCGCGATCAATCACGAGATCGGCTCGCACGCCGCCGAAGGGCAGCCGATCCTGCGCGTCGGCACGCCGGTCGTCGATGCGCTCGGCGCGACGGTCGGCGCGCTCGTGATCGACATCGACCTGACGCGCGTGTTTGCGCGGCTCGAGCGCGACCTGCCGCAGGACTACGCGGTGTACATGGCGAACGAGTGGGGCGACTTCATCGTGCATCCCGATCCGTCGCAGACCTTCGGCTTCGATCGCGGGCGGCGCGTGCTGATGCAGGACAGCTTCCCAGTCACGCGGCTGCTGTTCGGCGGGGTGCGCACGAACGTGACGCTCGACGGGCTCGCCGAGCCCGACACGCTGCCGGGCGAGATGGCGGCGTTCGTGCGCACGCCGTTCGGCAACGCCGAAGGCAACCGCTTCGTCGTGCTGGGCGCCTCGCGCCCGCTCGCCGACGTGCTGGCGCCGGCCGGCATGCTCGGCGAGCGGATCGTGCGGATGGTGCTGATCTCGAGCGTGCTCGCGGTGATCCTGGCGATCCTGTTCGCGCGCGCGATCACGCGGCCGCTGCAGGCGCTCGCGCGCGCGGCGATGCACGTGTTCGACGATCCCGCGGCCGAGCGGCTGCCGGTCGGGCGTTCGGACGAGATCGGCATTCTCGCGCGCTGCTTCGACTGCATGCGCGTCGAGATTCGCATGCAGGTGACGATGCTGCGCGCGAAGCAGCAGGAGCTTACCCATCTCGCCGGGCACGACATGCTCACGGGCCTGCCGAACCGGATGCTGTTCATGGAGCGGCTCGACGGCGCGATCCGCCACGCGGCGTTGACGAACGAAGGGCTCGCGGTGATGTTCGTCGATCTCGACCGCTTCAAGCAGATCAACGATCAGCTCGGGCATTCGGCCGGCGACCGCACGCTCGTCGCGGTCGCGAAGCGCCTGAACCTGGTGCTGCGCAGCGGCGACATGGCCGCGCGGCTCGGCGGCGACGAGTTCATCGTGCTGATCACCGGGGTGCGCTCGCCGGAGCTGGTCGGCGACATCGCGTCGCGCATCCAGAGCGTGATGGCCGAGGAGCTGGAGTTTGGCGAGCGGCGCATGGCGGTGGGCGCGAGCATCGGCGTCAGCGAGTATCCGGTCGACGGTGCGTCGGCCGAGGAACTGCTGGTCAAGGCGGATGCCGCGATGTACGCGGCGAAGGCGTCGGCGCAGAGCGCATGCGTGCGGTATCAGACCTTGCTGGGCAGCGGAGGCGCCGCCGACGGCGCGCAGCGCGCGGCGGCCGAGGACGGCTGCTGA
- a CDS encoding extracellular solute-binding protein produces MHSGNAGGDRLIRGIGVGQHVRLHASRVVCRLFVTALLCVPGARASAASAEAAGDNVLRVLAWPGYADNDVVNAFETQFHARVEVTFVDSDEALWSHMHRASPPPYDVLAANTAEIQRYAGDNLLAPLDLSRIPNRRLQLPNFQQLDTIGGLVSNGFAYAIPFTYSSMGLIYDRKQIPVAPHSMLELWNPRYRGKVLDFNSAQHNFSFTALALGYADPFHLSPAQTRIVARKLIDLRRNLLTYYTLPEEATALFVLHRAALMFGNYGTQQVELLRRAGADVGYVIPDEGALAWLDCWAMTRGVEHPELALAWINYMLEPAIGSLLTQRQGLANTLTPPPGLDAGRQHLVWIQPVENIARREALWSRIVSGDRPERFDK; encoded by the coding sequence ATGCATTCGGGGAACGCGGGCGGGGACCGATTGATCAGGGGAATCGGCGTGGGTCAGCACGTGCGTCTGCACGCGAGCCGGGTCGTGTGCCGGCTGTTCGTCACGGCGCTGCTGTGCGTGCCGGGCGCTCGCGCATCCGCGGCCTCGGCCGAAGCGGCCGGCGACAACGTGCTGCGTGTGCTCGCGTGGCCGGGTTACGCGGACAACGACGTCGTCAATGCCTTCGAGACGCAATTCCATGCGCGCGTCGAAGTGACCTTCGTCGATTCGGACGAGGCGCTGTGGAGCCACATGCACCGCGCGTCGCCGCCGCCTTATGACGTGCTCGCGGCGAACACCGCGGAGATCCAGCGCTATGCGGGCGACAACCTGCTCGCGCCGCTCGACCTGTCGCGGATACCGAACCGGCGGCTGCAGCTGCCGAACTTCCAGCAGCTCGACACGATCGGCGGGCTCGTCAGCAACGGCTTCGCTTATGCGATTCCGTTCACGTATTCGTCGATGGGGCTGATCTACGACCGCAAGCAGATTCCGGTCGCGCCGCATTCGATGCTCGAGCTGTGGAACCCGCGCTATCGCGGCAAGGTGCTCGACTTCAACAGCGCGCAGCACAATTTCTCGTTCACCGCGCTGGCGCTCGGCTATGCCGATCCGTTCCACCTGTCGCCGGCGCAGACGCGCATCGTCGCGCGCAAGCTGATCGACCTGCGCCGCAACCTGCTCACCTACTACACGCTGCCCGAGGAGGCGACCGCGCTGTTCGTCCTGCATCGCGCGGCGCTGATGTTCGGCAACTACGGCACGCAGCAGGTCGAACTGCTGCGCCGCGCCGGCGCGGACGTCGGCTACGTGATTCCGGACGAAGGCGCGCTCGCGTGGCTCGACTGCTGGGCGATGACGCGCGGCGTCGAGCATCCGGAGCTGGCGCTCGCATGGATCAACTACATGCTCGAGCCGGCGATCGGCTCGCTGCTCACGCAGCGCCAGGGGCTCGCGAATACCCTCACGCCGCCGCCGGGCCTCGACGCGGGCCGGCAGCATCTGGTGTGGATCCAGCCTGTCGAGAACATCGCGCGCCGCGAAGCGCTGTGGAGCCGCATCGTGTCGGGCGACCGGCCGGAGCGTTTCGACAAATGA
- a CDS encoding PLP-dependent aminotransferase family protein: protein MKRYETLAHTIADEIRNGNLAVGTRLPSLRQIIAQHGVSQSTVFRAYYLLEQWGLIRARERSGYYVAPGASPSAKRRAPRAAATRKVDISDLVFSVLDAATQPGIVPLGSAFPAPQLFPLPRLAKSIAQATRLVSPWNTVVDLPPGNEQLRRQIAMRYLAMGVSQPVDEIVVTNGALEALNLCLMAVTRPGDAVAVEAPGFYAALQAIERLDLRAVEIPVDPRTGLDLVVLENALDRHDVRACWFMTNFQNPTGVTLPAEKKRALVELLAARDVPLIEDDVYGELHFGPDYPLPARAFDRHGLVMHCSSFSKTLAPGYRIGWAAAGRYAEKVQRLKLMTTLSASIPAQAGIANYLEHGGYDRHLRKLRGALQGQLDRMDDALRRWLPEGVEWVRPDGGYFLWLEFPQAIDAMELHRQAIARGISFAPGPLFSAAHGFERCVRVNFGHPWSREIERAIRVLGELVAEPSVRKAG, encoded by the coding sequence ATGAAACGCTACGAAACCCTCGCCCACACGATCGCCGACGAGATCCGCAACGGCAACCTCGCGGTCGGCACGCGCCTGCCGTCGCTGCGCCAGATCATCGCGCAGCACGGCGTCAGCCAGTCGACGGTGTTTCGCGCGTATTACCTGCTCGAACAGTGGGGGCTGATCCGTGCACGCGAGCGCTCCGGCTACTACGTCGCGCCGGGCGCCAGCCCGAGCGCGAAGCGGCGCGCGCCCCGCGCCGCCGCGACGCGCAAGGTCGACATCAGCGACCTCGTGTTCTCGGTGCTCGACGCCGCGACGCAGCCCGGCATCGTGCCGCTGGGCTCCGCGTTTCCGGCGCCGCAGCTGTTTCCGCTGCCGCGCCTCGCGAAGTCGATCGCGCAGGCGACGCGCCTCGTCAGCCCGTGGAACACGGTGGTCGACCTGCCGCCCGGCAACGAGCAGCTGCGCCGGCAGATCGCGATGCGCTATCTCGCGATGGGCGTGTCGCAGCCGGTCGACGAGATCGTCGTCACGAACGGCGCGCTCGAAGCGCTGAACCTGTGCCTGATGGCCGTCACGCGGCCCGGCGACGCGGTGGCCGTCGAAGCACCAGGCTTCTACGCGGCGCTGCAGGCGATCGAGCGGCTCGACCTGCGGGCAGTCGAGATTCCGGTCGACCCGCGCACCGGGCTCGACCTCGTCGTGCTCGAGAACGCGCTCGACCGGCATGACGTGCGCGCATGCTGGTTCATGACGAATTTCCAGAATCCGACCGGCGTCACGCTGCCGGCGGAGAAGAAGCGCGCGCTCGTCGAGCTGCTCGCGGCGCGCGACGTGCCGCTGATCGAGGACGACGTCTATGGCGAGCTGCACTTCGGCCCCGACTATCCGCTGCCCGCGCGCGCGTTCGACAGGCATGGCCTCGTGATGCACTGCAGCTCGTTCTCGAAGACGCTCGCGCCCGGCTACAGGATCGGCTGGGCCGCGGCGGGCCGCTACGCGGAGAAGGTGCAGCGGCTCAAGCTGATGACGACGCTGTCGGCCAGCATTCCCGCGCAGGCCGGCATCGCGAACTATCTCGAGCACGGCGGCTACGACCGCCATCTGCGCAAGCTGCGCGGCGCGCTGCAAGGGCAGCTCGACCGGATGGACGACGCGCTGCGGCGCTGGCTGCCCGAGGGCGTCGAATGGGTGCGGCCCGACGGCGGGTATTTTCTGTGGCTCGAATTTCCGCAGGCGATCGATGCGATGGAGCTGCATCGGCAGGCGATCGCGCGCGGGATCAGCTTCGCGCCGGGGCCGCTGTTTTCCGCGGCGCACGGATTCGAGCGCTGCGTGCGCGTGAATTTCGGCCATCCGTGGAGCCGCGAGATCGAGCGCGCGATCCGCGTGCTCGGCGAGCTCGTCGCCGAACCGTCGGTGCGCAAGGCCGGCTGA
- a CDS encoding virulence factor family protein, with amino-acid sequence MMLKKGIARAVVACAGMMLAGGAFATQPAAVKVQTVSGGRYGPVTVTKPNGAMRGFVVMFSQGSGWSAADQQAADALAKAGAMTVGVDAERYAANLAAKQETCHHLDGDAEAVSHQLERLAQSSRYYAPIVAGVGQGGAIAKQILSMAPENTIAGMVSVEPAPKLDPRFKPCPPDPTIVRRAMPGFVETAAAGDAAKLVALVKPHLRDGTADELDVSDLPLIELPAKGGSNLLAIVISGDGGWRDLDKTIAEALQRDGVSVVGIDALRYFWSEKPPAQTSRDLARVMRTYMARWNATSVALVGYSFGADVMPFAYNRLPAALRDKVSVMSLLGFAPAADFQIRVTGWLGMPASDKALKVAPEIAKVPPGIVQCFYGEQEKETMCPVLVNTGADVIKTGGEHHFGRDYVALEKKILGGFGKPVPAR; translated from the coding sequence ATGATGCTGAAGAAGGGAATCGCGCGGGCGGTGGTCGCCTGCGCGGGAATGATGCTGGCCGGCGGCGCGTTCGCGACGCAGCCGGCGGCGGTGAAGGTGCAGACCGTGTCCGGCGGGCGCTACGGGCCGGTCACGGTGACGAAGCCGAATGGCGCGATGCGCGGCTTCGTCGTGATGTTCTCGCAAGGCAGCGGCTGGAGCGCGGCCGACCAGCAGGCCGCCGACGCGCTCGCGAAGGCCGGCGCGATGACGGTCGGCGTGGATGCCGAGCGGTACGCGGCGAACCTGGCCGCGAAGCAGGAGACTTGCCACCATCTCGACGGCGACGCCGAGGCGGTCAGCCACCAGCTTGAACGGCTCGCGCAGTCGTCGCGGTATTACGCGCCGATCGTCGCGGGTGTCGGGCAGGGCGGCGCGATCGCGAAGCAGATCCTGTCGATGGCGCCGGAGAACACGATTGCCGGCATGGTGTCGGTCGAGCCGGCGCCGAAGCTCGATCCGCGCTTCAAGCCGTGCCCGCCCGATCCGACGATCGTGCGCCGCGCGATGCCGGGCTTCGTCGAAACCGCGGCGGCGGGCGATGCCGCGAAGCTCGTCGCGCTCGTGAAGCCGCATCTGCGCGACGGGACGGCCGACGAGCTCGACGTGTCGGACCTGCCGCTGATCGAGCTGCCGGCCAAGGGCGGCAGCAACCTGCTCGCGATCGTGATTTCCGGCGACGGCGGCTGGCGCGATCTCGACAAGACGATCGCCGAGGCGCTGCAGCGCGACGGCGTGTCGGTCGTCGGCATCGACGCGCTGCGCTATTTCTGGAGCGAGAAGCCGCCCGCGCAGACGAGCCGCGATCTCGCGCGCGTGATGCGCACCTACATGGCGCGCTGGAACGCGACGAGCGTCGCGCTGGTCGGCTACTCGTTCGGCGCGGACGTGATGCCGTTCGCGTACAACCGGCTGCCGGCCGCGCTGCGCGACAAGGTGTCGGTGATGTCGCTGCTCGGCTTCGCGCCGGCCGCGGACTTCCAGATTCGCGTGACGGGCTGGCTCGGGATGCCGGCGAGCGACAAGGCGCTGAAGGTCGCGCCGGAGATCGCGAAGGTGCCGCCGGGCATCGTGCAGTGCTTCTACGGCGAGCAGGAGAAGGAAACGATGTGCCCGGTGCTCGTCAATACCGGCGCCGACGTGATCAAGACCGGCGGCGAGCATCACTTCGGCCGCGACTATGTCGCGCTCGAGAAGAAGATCCTCGGCGGGTTCGGCAAGCCGGTGCCGGCGCGCTGA
- the mprF gene encoding bifunctional lysylphosphatidylglycerol flippase/synthetase MprF has product MSSRHPGSPSRAAAMFGRVSALLRNERALSPLLALGIGLLLIVVFQHLSASVDYRSVIRQLRHMSAAEWGASLGATALSYLALVARDAVGLRYIAAKVPRAALWTAAIAGSALGNATGFGALTGGAVRARVYGVSGVTPAQIGRMTVFTSGTLALALVLMTAVGMVCEPRTLAGMLHVAPGALTWGGAALLAVMAALVAACGRVARPVEPRFKWLAFDVPARRDLVAQVVYAVLDVVAAGLTLWVLLPAAPVGFASFITIYAAALLLGMIGHTPGGIGVFEAAMVFTLGHDVPAHEMVAALIAYRAIYFGVPFVLSAGLLAGFEGRALRRRLVTRQAARVSQLAPLFLSLVTFATGTMLVISGATPAFWHRIAILRGIVPLWVLEGSQVICSVLGVALLFVARGLLRRLDAAWWMTFALTLASLALSLAKGLAFVEAGVLGTLLVLLLVSRRRFKRHSSLFAERFTIGWFVSVAMVLMLAVWVLCFAFRDVPYTRELWSHFSFDARAPRALRATLAAGVFVAMFALWQMLRPAAGRFVKPAPQDLLDAERIIRAQECSDAGLALMGDKSFLFSESREAFLMYAKHGRTWAALHDPVGPRSEWPALIGKFIALAHQHGGRAAFYQVRANALPLYLDAGLTLMKLGEEAHVALDEFDLKGSHRSHLRYALRRGDKDALAVEVIAPNDVPAALPALRGISDGWLDSRDAREKSFSVAAFHDGYLATQSVMLVRQADKPIAFVTFMTTDLNTEATVGVMRHLPEASPYAMEYLFTQLALHLKEAGFRKLSLGIAPFSGMGAAKMPSPWHRVGLMVWRFGGRFYNFRGLRAFKSKFEPHWEPRYLAASGSVGVFVTLADLSLLAGGRRS; this is encoded by the coding sequence ATGTCTTCCCGCCACCCTGGCTCACCCAGCCGTGCCGCGGCAATGTTCGGCCGCGTCTCGGCACTGCTGCGCAACGAGCGCGCGCTGTCGCCGCTGCTTGCGCTCGGCATCGGGCTGCTGTTGATCGTGGTCTTCCAGCACCTGTCGGCGTCCGTCGATTACCGGTCGGTGATCCGCCAGCTGCGCCACATGTCGGCCGCCGAATGGGGCGCGTCGCTCGGCGCGACGGCCCTCAGCTATCTCGCGCTCGTCGCCCGCGACGCGGTCGGCCTGCGCTACATCGCGGCCAAGGTGCCGCGCGCGGCGCTGTGGACCGCCGCGATCGCCGGTTCGGCGCTCGGCAACGCGACCGGCTTCGGCGCGCTGACGGGCGGCGCGGTGCGCGCGCGGGTCTATGGCGTGTCCGGCGTCACGCCCGCCCAGATCGGCCGCATGACGGTGTTCACGAGCGGCACGCTCGCGCTCGCGCTGGTGCTGATGACCGCGGTCGGCATGGTCTGCGAGCCGCGGACGCTGGCCGGCATGCTGCACGTCGCGCCCGGCGCGCTCACCTGGGGCGGCGCCGCGCTGCTCGCGGTGATGGCGGCGCTGGTCGCCGCGTGCGGGCGCGTCGCGCGTCCGGTCGAGCCCCGCTTCAAATGGCTCGCGTTCGACGTCCCGGCGCGGCGCGATCTCGTCGCGCAGGTCGTCTACGCGGTGCTCGACGTGGTCGCGGCCGGCCTGACGCTGTGGGTGCTGCTGCCCGCCGCGCCGGTCGGCTTCGCGAGCTTCATCACGATTTACGCGGCCGCGCTGCTGCTCGGCATGATCGGCCATACGCCGGGCGGGATCGGCGTGTTCGAGGCGGCGATGGTCTTCACGCTCGGCCACGACGTGCCGGCGCACGAGATGGTCGCCGCGCTGATCGCATATCGCGCGATCTACTTCGGCGTGCCGTTCGTGCTGTCGGCCGGCCTGCTCGCGGGCTTCGAGGGCCGCGCGCTGCGCCGGCGCCTCGTGACGCGGCAGGCCGCGCGCGTGTCGCAGCTCGCGCCGCTGTTCCTCAGCCTCGTGACGTTCGCCACCGGCACGATGCTCGTGATCTCGGGCGCGACGCCGGCGTTCTGGCACCGGATCGCGATCCTGCGCGGCATCGTGCCGCTGTGGGTGCTCGAAGGCTCGCAGGTGATCTGCAGTGTGCTCGGCGTCGCGCTGCTGTTCGTCGCGCGCGGGCTGCTGCGCCGGCTCGACGCCGCATGGTGGATGACCTTCGCGCTGACGCTCGCGAGCCTCGCGCTGTCGCTCGCGAAGGGGCTCGCGTTCGTCGAGGCCGGCGTGCTCGGCACGCTGCTGGTGCTGCTGCTCGTCAGCCGCCGGCGCTTCAAGCGCCATTCGTCGCTGTTCGCGGAGCGCTTCACGATCGGCTGGTTCGTGTCGGTCGCGATGGTGCTGATGCTCGCGGTGTGGGTGCTGTGCTTCGCGTTCCGCGACGTGCCGTACACGCGCGAGCTGTGGTCGCACTTCTCGTTCGACGCGCGCGCGCCGCGGGCGCTGCGCGCGACGCTCGCCGCGGGCGTGTTCGTCGCGATGTTCGCGCTGTGGCAGATGCTGCGGCCGGCGGCGGGCCGTTTCGTGAAGCCGGCGCCGCAGGACCTGCTCGACGCCGAGCGGATCATCCGCGCGCAGGAATGCAGCGATGCCGGCCTCGCGCTGATGGGCGACAAGAGCTTCCTGTTCTCGGAGTCGCGCGAGGCGTTCCTGATGTACGCGAAGCACGGCCGCACGTGGGCCGCGCTGCACGACCCGGTCGGCCCGCGCAGCGAATGGCCGGCGCTGATCGGCAAGTTCATCGCGCTCGCGCACCAGCACGGCGGCCGCGCGGCGTTCTACCAGGTGCGCGCGAACGCGCTGCCGCTGTATCTCGACGCGGGGCTCACGCTGATGAAGCTCGGCGAGGAAGCGCACGTCGCGCTCGACGAATTCGACCTGAAGGGTTCGCACCGCTCGCACCTGCGCTATGCACTGCGCCGCGGCGACAAGGATGCGCTCGCCGTCGAAGTGATCGCGCCGAACGACGTGCCGGCCGCGCTGCCCGCGCTGCGCGGGATTTCCGACGGCTGGCTCGACAGCCGCGACGCGCGCGAGAAGAGCTTCTCGGTCGCGGCGTTCCATGACGGCTATCTCGCGACGCAGTCGGTGATGCTGGTGCGCCAGGCCGACAAGCCGATCGCGTTCGTCACGTTCATGACGACCGATCTCAACACCGAGGCGACGGTCGGCGTGATGCGCCATCTGCCCGAAGCGTCGCCGTACGCGATGGAATACCTGTTCACGCAGCTCGCGCTGCACCTGAAGGAAGCGGGCTTCCGCAAGCTGAGCCTCGGCATCGCGCCGTTCTCGGGGATGGGCGCGGCGAAGATGCCGTCGCCGTGGCACCGGGTCGGGCTGATGGTGTGGCGCTTCGGCGGCCGTTTCTACAATTTCCGCGGCTTGCGCGCGTTCAAGAGCAAGTTCGAGCCGCATTGGGAGCCGCGTTATCTCGCGGCTTCGGGCTCGGTCGGCGTGTTCGTCACGCTGGCGGATCTGTCTTTGCTGGCTGGAGGTCGGCGTTCATGA